A single region of the Vicia villosa cultivar HV-30 ecotype Madison, WI linkage group LG4, Vvil1.0, whole genome shotgun sequence genome encodes:
- the LOC131597808 gene encoding uncharacterized protein LOC131597808 gives MGEGLSLLSNVIGVVSKVTIPMSVRRCYKCGKTDHRAPECKDDDDSKKDNLIRGTCFINNIESVTIIDTDATHSFISLDCATMLGLKLSYMDGSMVIDTHANGSITTTFVCKGCPLTIFDKSFVMDLVCLPLHQIDAILGINWLEFNYVHINCYNKTLSFN, from the exons ATGGGGGAGGGACTATCGCTACTGTCCAATGTTATAGGTGTGGTGAGCAAGGTCACCATTCCAATGAGTGTGAGAAGATGTTACAAATGTGGTAAGACCGATCATCGTGCTCCTGAATGCAAAGACGATG ATGATTCCAAGAAGGACAACTTGATtcgaggtacttgttttattaacaaTATTGAATCggttactattattgatactgatGCTACTCATTCGTTTATTTCTCTTGATTGTGCTACTATGTTGGGATTGAAATTATCTTATATGGATGGTAGTATGGTAATAGATACTCATGCTAATGGTTCTATTACTACTACTTTTGTTTGTAAGGGATGTCCTTTGACTATCTTTGATAAGAGTTTTGTGATGGATTTAGTGTGTCTACCCTTACACCAAATCGATGCGATTCTTGGAAtaaactggttggagttcaactatgttcatatcaattgttacAATAAGACATTgagttttaattga